The following proteins come from a genomic window of Anopheles ziemanni chromosome 3, idAnoZiCoDA_A2_x.2, whole genome shotgun sequence:
- the LOC131284860 gene encoding RNA-binding protein 34-like — MKVKAQQTNFADVGVVEASKAIKKEKTKTKSKKDSGVLAAANSVAAVKLKETNKYQTGEAQSPKKINGENSQFSKTENSTGTLQPVKRHKKKDAKRLARAQAAANNTTKTDKEPLATTQAKTEVEEKTEKKARAGSECTIFIGNLPPTTTEKLVRNLFKKYGPILAVRFRTNTGAYVVRKELKHATAINCYVRFARKEHMSKACEMDGHTVEQNRIRVTPQDVKPLGSVASTIFVGNLRAGTTDTELYDFFSTVGEIEYVRQIANRYVAYVCFKKGVSLKKAFKLDQQKLNNRPIRVQQVDPKITNIKRNKKGHLVKKNRLPTDQTTSKDGGTKPTKDFHGQVVNESAKKKKKKSLSKSAKAKRNISEKLKAAMNVGKK; from the exons ATGAAGGTAAAAGCCCAACAAACCAACTTTGCTGATGTCGGAGTCGTGGAAGCATCCAAGGCTATCAAAAAGGAGAAAACGAAGACTAAATCTAAGAAGGACAGTGGTGTTTTAGCTGCAGCAAATTCTGTAGCGGCAGTGAAActaaaggaaacaaataaatatcaaaCGGGTGAAGCACAGTCGCCTAAGAAAATCAACGGTGAAAATAGCCAATtctcaaaaacagaaaactccACTGGAACATTGCAACCGGTTAAAAGACATAAGAAAAAAGATGCAAAGAGATTAGCTAGAGCTCAAGCAGCTGCTAACAATACGACTAAAACCGACAAGGAGCCTTTGGCAACCACCCAAGCCAAAACTGAAGTCgaagagaaaacagaaaagaagg CTAGAGCAGGATCGGAATGCACAATTTTTATTGGGAACTTACCACCAACTACTACCGAGAAATTGGTTCGAAATTTGTTCAAAAAGTATGGACCAATTTTGGCGGTGCGGTTCCGAACAAATACTGGGGCATACGTTGTTCGCAAGGAATTGAAACATGCGACAGCAATCAACTGCTATGTTCGGTTTGCGAGAAAGGAACATATGAGCAAGGCCTGCGAAATGGATGGGCATACTGTCGAGCAAAATCGCATCCGCGTTACCCCCCAAGATGTAAAGCCGCTGGGTTCTGTGGCTTCTACCATATTTGTTGGAAATTTGCGTGCAG GTACCACGGACACTGAGTTGTATGATTTCTTTAGCACCGTTGGTGAAATCGAATACGTGCGACAGATTGCAAATCGATATGTCGCTTATGTCTGCTTCAAGAAGGGGGTTTCACTCAAGAAGGCCTTCAAGTTGGACCAGCAAAAGTTGAACAACAGACCGATAAGAGTCCAGCAAGTAGATCCAAAAATAACCAACATAAAACGTAACAAAAAGGGTCACCTGGTGAAGAAAAACCGGCTGCCGACTGATCAAACGACTAGCAAAGACGGGGGTACAAAACCCACTAAAGATTTTCACGGACAGGTAGTGAATGAAAGtgccaagaaaaagaagaagaaatcttTATCGAAAAGTGCAAAGGCTAAGAGGAACATCTCTGAGAAGCTGAAGGCGGCCATGAACGTTGGGAAGAAGTAA
- the LOC131286324 gene encoding uncharacterized protein LOC131286324: MSTGSEKPDVTGIAASKRQTRQSVLAMLKKVDIKNKALKRFFLFTYDSIEPSVKQESVKKVYFANGEMCEGDEHFLKHMKKSVFASNIPGGTKKSEIYQLFQPFGTVLSIQLSTRGGRNIIGQQARQPYESEQYLCCTIEFDSSESAQNACAVKTEGNFVAKPVVDPSLAGTENCVYVDNVLPTTTRQDVWQHFKVFGPIRSIRMELPDGTLVLTDAEYGELRSVNCQIRFRRRAEALAAAKGLKRSIFKERLLSVQMAYQKYCNPEELSNNALRIFFQPFGDIVALDQIPHQRVGYVCFKPPVPVDIIKRIHQLPAFRNRRIMVEKLELPGVPKDGAKAIKLLGNGKSSGGRAGEGNGSGNSSTSSNNNNRSTGSKTGSNFTVKLGRKIPRKGALPVGRKPLAKKASEMSKSGSSSPAVKSSSKTVDNAKENRASLP, translated from the exons ATGTCCACCGGCAGTGAAAAACCCGATGTAACTGGTATTGCAGCCTCCAAGCGCCAAACACGGCAGAGTGTGTTAGCGATGCTCAAAAAGGTGGacattaaaaacaaagccTTGAAACGGTTCTTCTTGTTTACGTACGACTCGATCGAACCATCGGTGAAACAGGAAAGCGTGAAAAAGGTCTACTTCGCCAATGGGGAAATGTGCGAGGGCGATGAACATTTCCTGAAGCACA TGAAAAAAAGTGTCTTCGCGAGCAACATTCCTGGCGGTACGAAAAAGTCCGAGATCTATCAACTCTTCCAGCCGTTCGGTACCGTCCTTTCCATACAGCTCAGTACACGAGGGGGGCGAAATATAATTGGTCAACAAGCAAGGCAACCCTACGAAAGCGAGCAGTACCTGTGCTGCACGATAGAATTCGACTCCTCCGAGAGTGCACAGAATGCTTGCGCGGTGAAAACGGAGGGCAACTTTGTTGCAAAGCCAGTTGTGGACCCTTCGTTGGCAG GGACGGAGAACTGTGTTTATGTTGATAACGTCTTACCGACGACGACGCGCCAGGACGTTTGGCAACACTTCAAGGTATTTGGACCAATCCGTTCGATACGCATGGAACTTCCCGACGGGACGCTCGTGCTCACGGACGCTGAGTATGGGGAGCTGCGGTCGGTCAACTGTCAAATACGCTTCCGAAGACGTGCCGAGGCACTCGCTGCTGCCAAGGGGTTGAAACGAAGCATATTCAAAGAACGTCTCCTGTCCGTTCAGATGGCTTACCAAAAGTATTGCAACCCTGAGG AGCTTTCGAATAACGCACTACGAATCTTTTTCCAACCGTTCGGCGACATTGTTGCGCTCGATCAGATTCCCCACCAACGGGTGGGCTACGTTTGTTTCAAACCACCGGTTCCAGTCGATATCATCAAACGCATCCATCAGCTTCCAGCATTTCGTAACCGTCGAATAATGGTGGAGAAACTTGAACTGCCCGGCGTACCGAAGGACGGTGCGAAAGCGATAAAACTGCTCGGTAACGGTAAGAGCAGCGGTGGGCGGGCGGGTGAGGGAAACGGTAGTGGGAACAgtagcaccagcagcaacaacaacaaccgaagCACGGGCAGCAAAACGGGATCAAATTTCACCGTTAAGCTGGGTCGAAAAATTCCCCGCAAAGGAGCGCTTCCTGTTGGTCGGAAACCGTTGGCGAAGAAAGCGAGTGAAATGTCAAAATCAGGATCTTCATCACCGGCGGTTAAATCTTCGTCCAAAACCGTTGACAATGCGAAGGAAAATCGGGCCTCACTTCCGTAA
- the LOC131286323 gene encoding isocitrate dehydrogenase [NADP], mitochondrial-like, whose protein sequence is MARLLARLYKAAPTQSGSSSLLPAVSMATTRSRSTDTRIQAVKPVVEMDGDEMTRIIWQFIKEKLIFPYVKVEALYYDLGLPYRDQTNDQVTIDAAHAMLKHNVGIKCATITPDEQRVEEFKLKKMWLSPNGTIRNILGGTVFREPIICNNIPRIVPGWTKPIVIGRHAHGDQYKAQDYVVRNPGTVKLVYNGDDGSSEEILVYKYKAPGVALAMYNTDESISDFAHSSFQVALAKGWPLYLSTKNTILKRYDGRFKDIFQDIYEKNYKKQFEDAKIWYEHRLIDDMVAQALKSSGEFVWACKNYDGDVQSDIVAQGYGSLGLMTSVLVCPDGKTIESEAAHGTVTRHYREHQKGRPTSTNPIASIFAWTRGLEHRAKLDNTPDLGRFALALEKACVDTVESGKMTKDLALCIHGSRNLKDSMYLNTQDFLEAISEQLERSWKK, encoded by the exons ATGGCTCGTctgctagctcgtctctataAAGCGGCCCCCACGCAAAGTGGCTCGTCGTCGCTCCTTCCGGCGGTGTCAATGGCAACGACGCGATCTCGCA GCACCGATACGCGCATTCAAGCCGTCAAGCCTGTGGTCGAGATGGACGGCGACGAAATGACCCGCATCATCTGGCAGTTCATCAAGGAAAAATTGATCTTCCCCTACGTGAAG GTCGAGGCACTTTACTATGATCTAGGCCTACCGTACCGGGATCAAACCAACGATCAGGTGACGATCGATGCAGCGCACGCTATGCTCAAGCACAACGTTGGCATCAAGTGTGCAACGATCACGCCCGACGAGCAGCGCGTCGAGGAGTTCAAGCTGAAGAAGATGTGGCTGAGTCCGAACGGCACGATCCGTAACATTCTCGGCGGTACGGTGTTCCGCGAGCCGATCATTTGCAACAACATTCCCCGCATCGTGCCCGGCTGGACGAAACCGATCGTTATCGGTCGCCATGCGCACGGCGACCAGTACAAAGCGCAGGACTACGTCGTGCGCAACCCTGGCACAGTGAAGCTGGTGTACAACGGGGATGACGGCAGCTCGGAAGAAATTTTGGTGTACAAGTACAAGGCGCCCGGTGTGGCACTAGCCATGTACAATACGGACGAATCGATCAGCGACTTTGCGCACTCCTCGTTCCAGGTGGCCCTGGCCAAGGGCTGGCCGCTATACCTGTCCACCAAGAACACGATTCTCAAGCGTTATGATGGTCGTTTTAAGGACATTTTCCAGGATATTTATGAAAA GAACTACAAGAAGCAATTTGAAGACGCCAAGATCTGGTACGAACACCGGCTGATCGATGATATGGTGGCGCAGGCGCTTAAATCGTCCGGTGAGTTTGTGTGGGCCTGCAAAAACTACGACGGTGACGTGCAGTCGGACATCGTTGCCCAGGGCTACGGTTCGCTCGGTCTGATGACGTCGGTGCTGGTGTGTCCCGACGGCAAAACGATCGAATCGGAGGCTGCCCATGGTACCGTTACGCGTCATTATCG TGAACACCAAAAGGGACGCCCCACCTCCACGAATCCGATTGCGTCGATCTTCGCGTGGACGCGCGGCTTAGAGCATCGCGCCAAGCTTGACAACACTCCAGATCTGGGCCGGTTTGCCCTGGCTCTCGAAAAGGCTTGCGTCGATACGGTCGAGTCGGGCAAGATGACCAAGGACTTGGCCTTGTGCATTCACGGTTCGCGCAATCTGAAAGACAGCATGTACCTGAACACGCAGGATTTCCTGGAGGCCATCTCGGAGCAGCTGGAGCGTTCGTGGAAAAAGTAA
- the LOC131289922 gene encoding NAD(P) transhydrogenase, mitochondrial-like produces the protein MTRGLLRLCCQQGDALLHVAKPVHPLRLFSGSVKLLQKDGKPTTAVKGIPYKNLVIGVPKERWTNEKRVSVTPVVAGTLIKKGFKVQVESGAGFAAKFRDADYEAAGANIVDGRAAFQTDIVLKVRQPAEIEIPQLREASTLVSFLYPAQNKELIDKLAQRKINAFAMDAIPRISRAQVFDALSSMANISGYRAVIEAANHFPRFFTGQITAAGKVPPAKILVIGGGVAGLAACGQARGMGAIVRAFDTRPAVKEQVESMGAEFLTINIEEDGSTAGGYSKEMSKEFIEAEMALFAKQCKEVDVIITTALIPGKKAPLLITEEMVKSMKPGSVIVDLAAEAGGNVETTVAGEIRTVHDVVHVGLTDFPSRLPTQSSTLYANNISKFLLSMGEKDHFNINLEDEVVRGSIVLQNGNLMWPPPVIAVSAKPPPSVAATGAAVVKPDAIPPNPFNDTLKSSMAYTGGLGTLLALGAVSPNPAFTTMMTTFAMSGIVGYHTVWGVTPALHSPLMSVTNAISGITAVGGLLLMGGGVMPSNTIETLAASAALISFVNIFGGFLVTQRMLDMFKRPTDPPEHNYLYGIPAALFLGGYGMGALQNLPEIHQMAYLASSLCCIGALVGLSSQKTSRLGNALGMMGVTGGIAATLGYMAPSTEVLMQMGGVAGLGGLLGSIIAKRIQITDLPQLVAAFHSLVGAAAVLTCVATYMHDFPTLATDPAANVLKTALFLGTYIGGVTFSGSLVAYGKLQGVLNSSPLLLPGRHWINGGLLAGNLAAMGAFYLEPSMAGGLGLLGATAAMSTAMGVTLTAAIGGADMPVVITVLNSYSGWALCAEGFMLNNNLMTIVGALIGSSGAILSYIMCKAMNRSLPNVILGGYGTTSTAGGKPAEIVGTHTEVNVDGVVDMIRNSKNIIITPGYGLCVAKAQYPIAEMVNLLKSRGKKVRFGIHPVAGRMPGQLNVLLAEAGVPYDDVLEMEEINDDFSETDLVLVIGANDTVNSAAEDDPNSIIAGMPVLRVWKADQVVVMKRSLGVGYAAVDNPIFYKPNTSMLLGDAKKTCDALLGKIKEEN, from the exons ATGACACGCGGATTGCTGCGGCTGTGCTGTCAGCAGGGAGATGCACTGCTGCATGTAGCGAAACCGGTGCATCCTCTGCGACTCTTCTCCG GTAGTGTCAAACTTTTGCAAAAAGATGGCAAACCAACCACGGCCGTCAAAGGCATCCCGTACAAGAATCTGGTTATCGGAGTACCGAAAGAAAGGTGGACCAACGAGAAAAG AGTCTCCGTAACGCCCGTAGTTGCCGGAACTTTAATCAAGAAAGGTTTCAAGGTGCAGGTTGAAAGTGGCGCTGGTTTCGCCGCAAAATTCCGCGATGCAGACTACGAAGCCGCCGGGGCCAACATCGTGGATGGCCGGGCAGCATTTCAGACGG ATATTGTCCTGAAAGTGCGTCAACCCGCTGAGATCGAGATTCCACAGTTACGAGAAGCATCGACGTTGGTTTCGTTCCTCTACCCTGCGCAGAACAAGGAACTGATCGATAAACTCGCCCAGCGGAAGATAAACGCTTTCG CCATGGATGCCATCCCCCGTATATCCCGTGCCCAAGTGTTTGATGCACTCTCCTCGATGGCGAACATTTCCGGCTACCGAGCCGTCATTGAGGCGGCCAATCACTTTCCACGCTTTTTCACCGGTCAGATTACGGCCGCCGGTAAGGTACCACCGGCGAAGATCCTCGTGATCGGTGGTGGCGTGGCTGGTTTGGCAGCTTGTGGGCAGGCCCGTGGTATGGGTGCCATCGTGCGTGCATTTGACACACGGCCGGCCGTGAAGGAGCAGGTGGAGAGTATGGGTGCCGAGTTTCTGACCATCAACATCGAAGAGGACGGCTCGACGGCCGGCGGATACAGTAAGGAAATGAGCAAGGAGTTCATCGAGGCCGAGATGGCGCTGTTTGCGAAGCAGTGCAAGGAGGTTGACGTGATTATCACAACAGCCCTGATTCCGGGCAAAAAGGCACCACT GCTGATCACTGAGGAAATGGTGAAATCGATGAAACCGGGCAGCGTAATCGTTGATCTGGCCGCGGAGGCCGGTGGAAACGTTGAAACGACTGTGGCGGGTGAGATCCGTACCGTGCACGATGTGGTACATGTCGGTTTGACCGACTTCCCTAGCCGCCTGCCAACGCAAAGTTCCACCCTCTACGCGAACAACATTTCCAAGTTCCTGCTGTCGATGGGCGAGAAGGATCACTTCAACATCAACCTCGAGGATGAGGTGGTCCGGGGCAGTATCGTCCTGCAGAACGGCAATCTCATGTGGCCCCCACCGGTTATTGCCGTATCGGcgaaaccaccaccatcggtgGCCGCAACTGGCGCCGCGGTAGTGAAACCGGATGCCATCCCACCGAACCCCTTCAACGATACGCTGAAAAGCAGCATGGCCTACACGGGCGGGTTGGGAACGCTGCTAGCGCTTGGAGCTGTGTCGCCAAATCCGGCCTTTACGACCATGATGACCACGTTCGCCATGTCCGGTATTGTCGGCTACCATACGGTGTGGGGTGTGACTCCTGCCCTTCATTCGCCCCTCATGTCCGTCACCAACGCCATTTCGGGAATAACGGCCGTCGGTGGGCTCCTGCTCATGGGTGGTGGAGTAATGCCGTCCAACACCATAGAAACGCTTGCCGCTAGTGCGGCCCTCATCTCGTTCGTCAACATCTTCGGTGGTTTCCTGGTAACCCAGCGGATGCTGGACATGTTCAAACGCCCGACCGATCCGCCAGAGCACAACTACCTGTACGGCATTCCAGCCGCACTGTTCCTCGGCGGATACGGCATGGGTGCACTGCAGAATCTTCCCGAGATTCACCAAATGGCATACCTGGCGTCGAGCTTGTGCTGCATTGGCGCGCTCGTGGGCCTTTCGTCCCAGAAAACTTCCCGGCTTGGCAATGCGCTCGGTATGATGGGAGTTACCGGAGGTATTGCGGCTACCCTGGGGTACATGGCGCCAAGCACGGAGGTGTTGATGCAGATGGGCGGCGTGGCCGGTCTCGGTGGTCTGCTAGGGTCGATTATTGCCAAGCGTATCCAGATCACTGATCTGCCTCAGTTGGTTGCGGCATTCCACAGTCTCGTCGGTGCGGCTGCCGTGCTTACGTGCGTCGCCACGTACATGCACGATTTCCCCACGCTGGCCACCGACCCGGCAGCTAACGTGCTCAAGACGGCTCTGTTCCTTGGCACGTACATTGGAGGTGTGACCTTTAGTGGTTCGCTTGTGGCGTACGGCAAGTTGCAGGGTGTACTTAACTCTTCGCCACTGCTGCTGCCCGGTCGTCACTGGATCAACGGTGGCCTGCTGGCGGGCAATCTTGCTGCCATGGGTGCTTTCTATCTCGAGCCGTCGATGGCCGGTGGACTGGGACTGCTCGGAGCGACCGCTGCCATGTCGACGGCGATGGGTGTTACGCTGACGGCGGCCATTGGTGGCGCCGACATGCCGGTCGTTATCACCGTACTCAATTCGTACTCTGGTTGGGCACTGTGTGCCGAGGGTTTCATGCTGAATAACAACCTTATGACGATCGTGGGCGCACTGATCGGATCGTCCGGTGCGATCCTATCGTACATTATGTGCAAGGCGATGAACCGCTCGCTGCCGAACGTAATCCTCGGCGGGTACGGAACGACCTCGACTGCCGGTGGCAAACCGGCCGAAATCGTTGGCACGCACACCGAGGTAAATGTGGATGGTGTGGTAGATATGATCCGCAACTCGAagaacatcatcatcacgcCCGGATACGGATTGTGCGTGGCCAAGGCGCAGTACCCGATTGCGGAGATGGTAAACTTGCTGAAGTCGCGCGGCAAGAAGGTCCGTTTCGGTATCCATCCAGTAGCAGGACGCATGCCGGGTCAGTTGAATGTGCTGCTTGCCGAGGCAGGTGTCCCGTACGACGATGTGCTCGAGATGGAGGAAATCAATGACGACTTCAGCGAAACGGATCTGGTGTTGGTGATTGGTGCGAACGATACGGTGAACAGTGCGGCTGAGGATGACCCGAACTCGATCATCGCCGGCATGCCGGTGCTGCGCGTTTGGAAGGCAGATCAG GTGGTTGTTATGAAACGTTCCCTTGGCGTCGGCTACGCGGCCGTGGACAATCCGATCTTCTACAAACCGAACACATCGATGCTGCTTGGTGACGCGAAGAAAACGTGCGACGCACTGCTGGGCAAAATCAAGGAAGAGAACTGA